The Bryobacteraceae bacterium genome includes a window with the following:
- a CDS encoding peroxiredoxin translates to MAELKEGSKAPDFTLLDDAGQKVKLSAFADKTVVLYFYPRADTPGCTKEACSFRDHHAEILSRGAVVLGVSPDQPAALAKFKQKYSLPFPLLADPDHKTAEKYGVWVEKNMYGKKTMGIERSTFIIHHGKIAKIFRKVKVDGHTEEVLQALQSLPS, encoded by the coding sequence ATGGCCGAACTCAAGGAAGGATCGAAAGCACCCGACTTCACCCTGCTCGACGATGCCGGGCAGAAGGTCAAGCTGAGCGCGTTTGCGGACAAGACCGTGGTCTTGTACTTCTACCCCCGGGCGGACACGCCGGGCTGCACGAAGGAAGCCTGCAGTTTCCGCGACCACCACGCGGAGATCCTCTCGCGCGGGGCGGTGGTGCTGGGCGTCTCGCCGGACCAGCCTGCGGCGCTCGCGAAGTTCAAACAGAAATACTCGCTTCCGTTTCCGCTGCTCGCCGATCCTGATCACAAGACGGCCGAGAAATACGGCGTCTGGGTCGAGAAGAACATGTATGGCAAGAAGACCATGGGCATCGAGCGCAGCACGTTCATCATTCACCACGGAAAAATCGCGAAGATCTTCCGCAAGGTGAAAGTGGACGGCCACACGGAGGAAGTCCTGCAGGCATTGCAGTCTCTGCCGTCCTGA